One Malania oleifera isolate guangnan ecotype guangnan chromosome 10, ASM2987363v1, whole genome shotgun sequence genomic region harbors:
- the LOC131166707 gene encoding uncharacterized protein LOC131166707 — MVLRSLKNIEIDCQANQQVLHSHSQSTAKLETALGQLVATLSRRDEGKLPSQPIVNPRGKYGVECELDTIESHTHHHKNHTSLRSHRTFHGYSVTHPEVPLAPFIFKKEASTESIWDMFKQVRMDKSLLDDIKQSPMFTKFLKDFSMQEIESRGHMDGLVKQTEHMSSIILKHLVPKFKDLGSPTISYVIGNYTIDEALLDLGASVNILSYSAYQKLNPGVLQPTLVSICLADRSLKQPRCVVEDVVIKDGIMDISWGHNQHRLNIFNTSQHPLNAIQAVDKDVIDKIVREATPSML, encoded by the exons ATGGTGCTGAGGTcccttaagaacattgaaatTGATTGCCAAGCGAATCAGCAAgtccttcactctcactcccaatccaCTGCAAAGCTAGAAACTGCTTTAGGACAACTAGTTGCCACTTTGAGTCGGAGAGATGAAGGCAAGCTTCCAAGTCAGCCTATAGTCAATCCTAGGGGAAaatatggggtagaatgtgaacTAGAT ACCATTGAGTCTCACACCCACCACCACAAGAACCACACCTCACTTCGCTCCCATAGGACTTTTCATGGCTACTCAGTGACACATCCAGAAGTCCCACTCGCACCCTTTATATTTAAGAAAGAGGCTTCCACTGAGTCCATCTGGGATATGTTTAAACAAGTGCGAATGGATAAGTCTCTTCTTGATGACATTAAGCAATCACCTATGTTTacaaaattccttaaggactttTCAATGCAGGAGATAGAATCAAGGGGGCacatggatggtttggttaagcagACCGAGCATATGAGTTCCATAATACTAAAACACCTTGTTCCTAAATTTAAAGACCTTGGATCACCTACTATCTCATATGTAATTGGTAATTACACCATTGATGAGGCCCTTCTAGATTTAGGAGCAAGTGTGAACATTCTCTCATACTCAGCCTATCAGAAACTTAACCCAGGAGTGTTGCAACCCACTTTGGTTTCCATATGCCTTGCTGATCGATCTCTTAAGCAACCCCGGTGTGTGGTGGAAGACGTGGTCATTAAG gatgggattatggacatctcatgGGGCCATAATCAACATAGGCTGAACATATTTAATACTTCCCAACATCCTTTGAATGCCATCCAAGCTGTGGACAAAGACGTGATTGACAAAATTGTTAGGGAAGCAACTCCTTCAATGCTATAA